TCGTTCTGGCTGTATTTAATTTGGGAGGCGAGGGTGTAGGCGATTTCGTTTTCATCCAACGGCTCTCTTTCGGACTTCAAAAATGCGGCAATTTGCTCGCTTTTGTTCAGGAATTGCTCCGGATCACCGTCATATCCGGACACCAATGCAATTGAATATTCTTCACTCAATCCAATGTTGCCGCCTTTTTTCTGGGAGATTTTTTGGCAGGCATTAATCAATTCTTCGCGTAGCTTGAAAGCTTTTTCCGAGAAAACATCATCGACTTCGATTGAAGCCTCAACGACGAAATTTTCCGGAGGATAAGAACGCACAAAAAACTTTACTTCCTTTCCTCCAACCATGGCTTTTTCCTCTGACATGGCGAATTGGTGGGGGATGGCGGATTCGTAGTATTGAGGGGCGCTCTGGAGTGGTTTTTGTTCCAGAACTGCACCTTTTTTGAGGCGGGGGGACTCGGAGATTACAAATGAGATAATCTTATGCATCAAGGTGTTCTAAGGGGTCTATCTTCCTAGTATGCCACAGATTGGCCAAAAAATCCTGAAATTTACATAGCATAGCCAAAAGAACTCGGATGGGTTATATATGTTAGTATTAGATACGGGCATTTGAGCCTATTTGAGCCTATTTCAATACTGAAGAGGGTCAAAGGGTAACCCAAGCGCCCCCTATTCGTTATATATGCTAGAGGGAGAAATCAATTTAATAAAAGCGGCCAAAGACGGCGATCATGCCAGTTTTGGTAAGCTCTACGACCACTACATAACCCCTATTTACCGGTTTGTGATGGTTAAGACTAACCATAAGCCTGATGCCGAAGATTTGACCCACGAGGTCTTCCTTAGCGCTTGGCAGAACCTGAAAAACTATAAGTTTCAGGGCTTTCCGTTCTCCAGCTGGTTGTACCAGATTGCCAGGAATAAGGTAATCGACCACTACCGCACCAAGAAGATGCACTATGGCATTGATGATGTGGATGAAAATATTTTCGAGGTGGTGGGAGCCTTAGAAAGTGGTTTGGATCGGTCTATCGCGCTTGAGTCGGTAAAAGAAGCAGTTGCTTCTTTGAGTCCCGATCAGCAAG
The sequence above is a segment of the bacterium genome. Coding sequences within it:
- a CDS encoding sigma-70 family RNA polymerase sigma factor, producing MLEGEINLIKAAKDGDHASFGKLYDHYITPIYRFVMVKTNHKPDAEDLTHEVFLSAWQNLKNYKFQGFPFSSWLYQIARNKVIDHYRTKKMHYGIDDVDENIFEVVGALESGLDRSIALESVKEAVASLSPDQQDVIVMKFIEDLSNEEIAAALKKSDGAVRLLQHRAVNNLKAKLWKTN